GAACATTATCGGTAAAACCTCGCTGCCCGTTAATTGCAGCAGATATAACTGATACCGCCGACGGTGGGTCTGTACTTGCCAGAGTAGCTACCATCTGACGAAAGATTGTACTTTCTCTGAAAGGAAATTCTCTAACGGATTCTCTGAGAAAGGCTTCTTGATACTCTGAATTGCCATCATTTTTACTacactttaaaaattttctgactaGCAGCTCAACAGGAtcagatttcttttcttcactaTCCTCAATGTTCTTATCTTTGTTCGATTTCTCAGCTTTCATAGCTTCTTGACGCTTTTGGCATTTGGCTACTTCTGCTGTTACACAACTGAGATAGTGATACTTGAATGCCATCACTTCATTGGTTTCCATTCCTTGCCTCATTTGCTTATGTCGCATGGCTTCTAGGACCTTTTGTACCTGAAGTTAGGATAAAAACAGTCAcattatatatgatatattggATGATTGAACTGTAAAAACGTTAAATAAACAGGTACATGATACagataacaatgaaaaatgtgtataaaaattgcgtAGTCTGCCTTGTAGTATAATTTCACAATATAACATTTTTTGGTAGCAAATTTCTCTGAAGAATCCATAGATATAAAAATCGTATCAGGACCACCATTgcatgaaaatgtttcactgCCTAATGCTACTTAGATATCACCAGCCATTACGCTAAAcaaaacatttattaataaatcacTGAAGTCATGGGTCAGAaaccattttaaatttttaaacctccTATATAAACAAGCAGAATTTACATTTGTCTGTACAGCTCAAGTCTTaaatgaaaacaagaaaataataagatTCTTTCGAAATTGAAGAACGGAATTGtcatatttaaaatatattctttgaaaattctgtcAAATGCAGTAGAACCCGGATTAACCAGGGTTGGCTTAGCCGGGGAGCGAATTAATTGAGGTCCCTCCTAGCGCCTCTGCGCTTTGGGTAAGCAACCAGGTACAGTTGTACCAAACTATTTCGAACAACAAGTTGTCAGTAATTCAATCCACTATTTGCATCTTCGACAAACGAAACATGTCatagaaaaaaaccaaagaaaaagtaaaaaacaaagaaaattaactgaattaaataaaaaagattaaaGTAGATGTGTATTATATCATATATCAAAGTATTGAGACAGCTTATTTACGTAATAATTCGGAATTGTGTACactgttcaaaataaaaaattacttatcGCTCAGATAATTAGTGATTCCACTTATCTGTGGATTCTTCGGTCCCGAAGAGCCAGGTTAATTGAGGTTCTATTGTATTTGCTGTTAGGTATTTTACATAACTAAATCTGATTTTGAGACACGTAAAAATTACTGCAATCGTCAAAAGTAATTTTCTATGTAGACAACAAACGTCCAAATTAAATAGTAAACAACTAGATTTTTATAGAATcacaatcagaaaaaaaaatttgagatattttcCCACATGAGGtttatattgtaaaatatatattaggaACCTGATGCGtaaattgctaaaaaaaatttaataaattaatgttGCAGTTTCATGAATTTCAGGAAGTTTGTTTGCATTTCGTATTTTGTTCCCCCATCCACAGATTCTCAGTCCCAAAACCACTGGCCGTCAACAAAAGTTCACAAGCGTGTGCCAAATAGAGTTCTAAAATGTACCTAATTTCcataaattgttttcatattcaccattactttttgaaatttttttgagatttgttataacaaaaattattgtgGAACAAGTAGTTTGTGGTCTGATTATGAGTCTAGTTTTACATAGAAtaggaatgaaaatagaataGCGTGGTATCACCTtatctaaatttttcaagagcCCTGGAGATCTTTGTAGATTAAGCGCGACTCTAACAGGATGAACGTTAACTTGCATAATGAATTTGTGAAAAGCATCAGCCAAGTGCGGAGGTAGCATAGGTTCCGCTCGAAGCCCTTGTGGCGTTATGTATTGATCAATATCAGCCTTTGGTATGAAGTTGTTTATCGTAGCCACACAGTTGTGGTTGCCAACGAATGCAGCCATTTGAGCTGGTGTTCGTCCAACACTATTGGTGACATTTAAACGAGCTCCATGGGACATCAACAGATGACAGAGATCTGCATTTCCGCTGAGTGCGGCAAAATGTAAAGCTGTGTAAGCATGTTCATGCTGACAAGAATTCACATCAGCcccctgaaaatttttcctgatTATTACTTGTACACTTTTCTCTTATATGTTACATCGATCATTTGCAACTAATAAGATTCGCTCAGCAAattcagtttaaaatttttccaaaagtCCTAATAGCCCAGACTTAAAACTATAGTATTTTTGTAACGTTCATGTACAGAGCATAAGAAATTATTCACTCTAAAATAATAGTTTTGAGAATTATAATAAAGCCTTAAAGGCCTCAAAGTCCACAACAATTCAACAAAATATGCCAAGAAAAATTCAGTCACTTCGACTAGCAGAGATTTAGAGAACgctaagaaaaaagtaaattatcaCCGAGATAAGGAATTTTAAGTTCATTTTCATGTCATCCATTAAACCTCTAATGGTTACaacaattgaatttttgtttttacagtaCTTGTCTAGTTAATGTTACATTTATAATCTCATAAAATACAACGCATGATTCGTGATGCTCAAGCTAACAGTAACTTAAACATCCTGAGAACTTAATTAGCAACTCAAACTCATGCATGAGGTCTACTGTGCTCCTAGCTCAGGTGCCTAGGTTCAGTGTTTTGCAGCTTCTTATTTTGTTACGTAGCCAAACATGAAATTATGGACATGGTATACACAAATCATATTTGAATATAAGCAATTATTGAGAAGCACTGTGGAATCGTAGTTGAGccattatttaattatattaataccACAGTCCAAAGTAgttttcataatatttcataggttcattcatttttaagTAATAGTAGACTTGTGTGAATTTAAAGCTTCACAGTCGGCATTACGACCTGGaggtaaaataattaatagaaATTCATATTTCAGTTGGAATGGAAACCTCAGGGAAGTGGTAACTTagctgaaattattttttataaattaaatttcaacatttttttcaaataagtaATAAGCATATGATTAAAGATCTGTAGATACTATGAAATATTAAAGCCTGACAACGACTGACTTAAAAAACGAGTGTTTCCGTAAATGAGCCTAAATCCTGAACTCCATAGGTACTGACTAAATGCTGcctcaaatatttttacttcttcCAGTCTATTGTTTGTCTGCATTATATCTGCTGAAGTGAGGCGAATAAGTAAGGGAATGTAATAATCGAATTAGACCCATTATTACTTAGAGGTAATAGGCTAAGTAAGCATTGATAACGCTTGACTGaaggaataaaagagaaatgaTTAAATGTTAACAAAAATGCAGgcatacaaaaagaaaataaacaccTAACCTACCTGATCTAGAAGCATCTGAACAATTTCCTTGTTTCCCTTATAGCAAGCATGCTGAAGTGGCGTCATACCATTCTCATCCACAAAGTCaatcttatttttgtttgcgACTAGCAGTGATTTGAGCTCGGCAATCTCATTCTtgctgatttttttgaaaatatccttCTCTAAGTCCGTCAAACTCCGTGTAACCAGCGCCATGTTGTTTTCGATAAGTTTGCCTGGTTCGCGAACATTCACGATTATTTTAGGTCGCACGGAGCACAGTGTATGCACGGAGTATTCACAggatgcgttccgaaattagctccgTTTTATCTCTTGTGGGCTGCTGAGTTGTGACTAGGGGCtacgttccgaaattagctggtAGTGCTAAAAagtccctaggacagaggcagagctaCTCACAAAGTCCGTAGtgcaagagagaaaaagattgcTAAAAGCACTATGAACTTATTTCGGAACAAAGCCTAGCTTTGCCTGTGACGTCGGTACGGCTGTTACGTCTAGGTTCATGCTCAAGCTCATACATACCGTCATATCTTTCAACATTAGCTTTCACATAAAACTATAATTTATGATCTAAGCTGCGATAGTCCAagcaataaacacttgcaatagaTATCAAACTCAGCACTCAATTAAGATAATCAAGTAGACTAAACAACAGGAAACGTGGGAAGAGAAATCATGGATAGCTCACAGATGGATAATCTCTTATTCTCAGAATCAAGGAAAGCACCATTATATTAACGACGATACCACCAATTATCGCTTCACAGCTTGCTTCTTTAAACCAACCATCTCGCGCTAACTCCCCGCTGGGATCTCATACGCTCATATGAGAAACTACTCCAAATACCCCAAAAATAAACACCCTCAACCAATTATTCTAGACCCGCGAGAAACCGTAACTCTTTTGAacttctcttcctttttccaCCTAGACAACCCCGATTTAGGATATCACAGAGGGAAGAAATCGAACTGTCAAACAGATCAGAACTTTACCGAAATCACAGAAtcaagaataattaattcagaAACTCCGTGACTTGGTAACAATTTGCGACTGTGATAAGTAGATAACACTAGTTTATAAATCCATTGTGAACCCTTTGATTGAGAACTTGAGGtacttataaagacgcgttgtgtACACCacgaaaacgcggagatgcaaaactcctataccactctagcgatcagagtgaaacttaggcagttaatgccttattttggcaaaaagtggagcgtgttcttactttttcgaaatttggaaaaaaaatttacagattggttacgacccacagaaattggccaaattttcacagttgcactgaatggattgacctatccggtatgatgccactcggcggtgataaaacacacattttgagcccagtttcatgagatttgatggtgaaatgacgaaatggcagctgatctggttttcgattaggaagaacaccgaaatctcattttggcgacatttgttaccgacctttcacccatgccggtaattttttatcgacattACACTCATACATTACcagcatgcgcgtaatgtcggtaacaacaCTGTTGGCAGCGGCTGTCGTCACTCAAACTCCCTAGATGAGGTTGTTTTACAAATAACAACTGAACTATTGACTCACAAACCACGTGAAGTCACTTCCAATCAACCACAAATGACCTATAGATGATTTCGTACGAGCAGAACTGAATTCGATCgcaaattatattaataacgACTGAACCTTGGACTTACAAAAGTTGAGGAATAACTCACTATCACCCAACGCCACTCGAACTCCCTAGATGAATTGTGCCAACAATGACAACTGAACTGTTGAATTACAAACGACGTGAAGTCATTTACAATCAGCGGAACTCAATTTGATCGTGAATTGCAGGTGTTGGCAGCGGCTGACGTCACTTGAACTTCCTAGATGAATTTGTTTCATAAAGAACGACTGAACTATTAACTTACAAACGTATATGCTCTAAGTTATAAACGACGCGAAGTCACTTACAATCACCTAGAAACAACCTACAAACGGTTCCGTACAAGCAAAACTCATATCGATCATGAACTGCAGGTGTTGTCAAGGGGTGACATCACGTAAACTCCCTAgatgaatttgttttattaatacAATCGAACTATTGACTCACAAATGACGGGAAATGACTTGCAAATACCTACAAATGCCCTACAaactattaaaaaaagaatcaactcAGTCGATTGTAAGTATATGGAGCTGTGTAGGTGAACCAACTCACCGGATGATTCTGTAAGGCGAAACAATTGCATCAATCCAAACCTTAGAGCATTTGCTGTCAGATCCCAACAGCATCATCATCAATGTATGAATACGATAACATTTAACCCTTCAAGGTAAACAGAATTTGTACCAGCTTTgaggtaaaatataaaaagaatatGTCTTTAGCCCTTTACGAGTACTGCAGAATCGCCAAAGAATTGACTAGGAAAACCATACACGTGGCAACGTCCAGTAACAGGCAACCAACAAGTACAAAAGCAATCCTCCAGTACCTCGTTAGCCGATCTATACCAGTATAGAAATTAATAActgccaaaaaaaattatacaaagcACATACACAAACCTATTCCAAAAACTACGAAATATTCATTCCTTAAGTACTTCAAACTCTGTTAAAATAATCACAATATGAACACCTAAAGGTGCGTTCCGATATTAGCTCCGAGTGCTGTCAACGATCTTTTTTGCCTTTTGCGATACCGAGTTCCTGAGTAGCTCTGCTTCTGTCCTACGGAGTTTTAGCGCTACCAGCTAAGACTTGAGGTTcgacaataaaatttcataaacataaAATACTCAGTTCGATTCAaagttttacgaaaaaaatggtgaacaAATCTACAACCTCCCCAGAGgcgattttcttcttcttaaactaaagaaaattatttttcgtgaaTTATGTCATAATTAATTTGgcccgaatttttttcataaaaaggTGCATTCATTACAAACATTCGGGAGAGTTTTTGGGATTCGAAACTCGACAATGTTTCGCGCAAGAATTACCGCATAACCCGTCCCGGATGAcgtaaaaatgattattctcatttctcttatctggtaatatatttattttatttttttcccttatttattttatctagCAATATATACAAACAAATGGGAATAATCTTTTTCACGTCATCCGAGAcgagttatttattatttgacaAAACATTGTTGAATTTCGAATCCCGATGACTCTCCcaaatcgacttgaaattgtTTTAACTCTTCAACGAAAAGTTGGGGCATGATGTTCCCGGTCTTGAAATGTTTGTAATGAACGCAcctttttatgaaaaaaattcgggtCAAATTAATTATGACATCCgtgatgtaaaataaatttttttactttaggaAGATAAAATCACCCTTGGGGAAGTTATAGATTTAAATTGttccccattttttttttatgacacTTTGAATTCAACTGATTACTTtatctcaaattgcattgtCAAACCTCACGTTTTTGCGCTACtgggttttaaaaatatcatgttttaaaaaaaggtatttgaaaaaaaaataataactcgaaactgtttgatttaaaaaatctgaaaaaattaagagacTTTTCATCCGCTAAtagaatttctaaaaaaattgagaactcCACGTGGAAAAAGCACTGTAGCTTAGGCACCAAACCTCACACAGATAGAATATATGAGAATGTGCGACAGCCCGAATACTTACAGTACTACATCAACACGgacatataaaaaattcgcaaTGCAGTAATAACTAAGCGCAAAGATCACGGGCGAACATGTGCCGAGCGTATTGTGTTTTAATTCtcagaataataacaataataatattctttatTCGTCACAATTCTGTTTGTAAATTAAGTAAGGGCGTAAGGG
Above is a genomic segment from Diprion similis isolate iyDipSimi1 chromosome 5, iyDipSimi1.1, whole genome shotgun sequence containing:
- the LOC124406196 gene encoding ankyrin repeat and MYND domain-containing protein 2, which encodes MALVTRSLTDLEKDIFKKISKNEIAELKSLLVANKNKIDFVDENGMTPLQHACYKGNKEIVQMLLDQGADVNSCQHEHAYTALHFAALSGNADLCHLLMSHGARLNVTNSVGRTPAQMAAFVGNHNCVATINNFIPKADIDQYITPQGLRAEPMLPPHLADAFHKFIMQVNVHPVRVALNLQRSPGLLKNLDKVQKVLEAMRHKQMRQGMETNEVMAFKYHYLSCVTAEVAKCQKRQEAMKAEKSNKDKNIEDSEEKKSDPVELLVRKFLKCSKNDGNSEYQEAFLRESVREFPFRESTIFRQMVATLASTDPPSAVSVISAAINGQRGFTDNVQVCVTCGEEKATKKCSKCKAVQYCDRECQRLHWFMHKKSCARLGQNSSVKLTDIDKAQVANAVSSRLQNLAVN